The proteins below are encoded in one region of Pygocentrus nattereri isolate fPygNat1 chromosome 13, fPygNat1.pri, whole genome shotgun sequence:
- the myoz1b gene encoding myozenin-1b, which translates to MPMSGTPAPPNKRKKPSKIITDLANITQDEVTETEATEFDLGTKIKTPKEVMLEELSLMKGKGSKMFRMRQQRVDKFIISNENLQNLQDLVPSLGCEVMTPPAQAPEPPKDEVDPEAEKQKRRCEYVKTYVSPWERAMKDNEELKATMKPQMPGPHVHKDLPKYKSFNRTALPFGGLDKASRMLTFDIPEVKAPEEPEPVPVFQYNINSRPSFNRMPIGWVCNEEPSNIHMDLDAIPFDGETDEL; encoded by the exons ATGCCCATGTCTGGTACTCCTGCTCCTCCAAACAAGAGGAAAAAGCCCTCTAAAATCATCACTGACTTGGCCAACATTACACAAGATG AGGTGACGGAAACAGAGGCCACAGAATTTGACCTGGGGACCAAAATTAAGACCCCAAAAGAGGTGATGCTAGAGGAGCTGTCTCTTATGAAGGGTAAGGGCTCCAAGATGTTCAGGATGAGGCAGCAGAGAGTGGATAAGTTCATCATCAGCAATGAGAACCTG CAAAATCTTCAGGACCTGGTTCCTTCTCTAGGCTGTGAAGTGATGACTCCTCCAGCTCAAGCCCCAGAGCCACCAAAAG ATGAAGTTGATCCTGAGGCAGAGAAGCAGAAGAGGAGGTGTGAATATGTGAAAACATATGTATCGCCATGGGAGCGCGCAATGAAGGACAATGAGGAACTCAAGGCCACCATGAAGCCACAAATGCCAGGGCCTCATGTGCACAAGGACCTGCCCAAATATAAGAGTTTCAATAG GACAGCTCTGCCCTTTGGTGGACTTGACAAGGCTTCTCGCATGCTGACCTTTGATATCCCAGAGGTCAAGGCCCCTGAGGAGCCAGAGCCAGTGCCTGTGTTCCAGTACAATATCAACTCTAGACCTTCCTTCAACCGCATGCCCATTGGCTGGGTGTGTAATGAGGAGCCCAGCAACATCCACATGGACCTGGACGCTATCCCCTTCGACGGAGAGACGGACGAACTCTGA
- the synpo2lb gene encoding synaptopodin 2-like protein, protein MVAEEVVVTLSGGAPWGFRLQGGAEQQKPLQVAKVRKRSKACRAGLREADELVAINDVASGELSHAEAMNLIDSGRGSLQLRIKRAPVGFQSVVLLDRAPSPRIDKEYRAALKALSPPTSSKLSCDHRGAIMSPTSGPECLTSPPDSEAYYGETDSDADVTAQDKQRRQKRRSPSSSPAKGNGLGWPHEEENSEMSGYESATDNMRIYPQTKTWTISNGTVEGIGSSQQQSLPGVVRREVVFQPNQAEWSHQGENSSENSDQSPTGAAEVDSGFQEPPTVPPPLVSPERAKEALLLASHRTLVPMVGPVDNPVDEELTVTYMDKAKQAKLHRNESVQDKQVKEARSKCRTIASLLTDAPNPHSKGVLMFKKRRQRAKKYTLTCFGSVDGESLSNTEGETEDESFFLGSESELDEDSLSAAPDPTWDSGYLDVLERRTSACVITDRDIEGSPGLSATSGKGAELFEQQRKKTEKHTSTPVTLTPASMPQQQPNPAVIYTPVTPVTPFSSQSSSMVNGEPMVVSRTSMVLSSPGQTSMGPVAGSLQSEQSDPSSGSSVHNRTARPFAPGCVSHRASTAPVVFRPNTTKKTPLQAQGVFVSTVPAPFSPAGSGSGSGPGGSDQKRAISTASLYIPPRPATVCGPPSVFSPSSSVTSPSFSPPALNGPPFPPQASVTSAPFSPTSALDSPHNPASAVAVQPYFSPPGHTLPFSPPPTTSSNQCQFPSTVPVSSQSYLSPSPATPSAPVPAHIQVPAQFPQGPNMQQSQAHKVSFYPYISVATTSSGTAITPMAQQYPLSNSSTGVSSREQRISIPAARTGILQDARRRNTKKPMFSKPEEKKPVSYNPELLSLVQNLDDRSRSGAEPGFESGPEEDSLNLGAEACNFMQAQRGRIAPPVAPKPAHNTPEIPQMGGKGAELFARRQSRMDRYVVDKQPKSPAQPREPSPTISLPGHWKYSPNVRAPPPINYNPLLSPSCPPLAQRGNKANEAARSGTKTAPGQHKQGIKALDCMSRQPYQLNSNLFSYGGSVPQTISTYQQQQNGINNIGGTLNPPKQVPVKTPRVYEIKRFSTPTPMSAPTTLSPTVIVPRSATTLAEPMWRSDITSPPPVAPRPAVPYSPPPPAPSAALPALPKFYTTPVPNAVPIPAPTPAQVQSPFQAANQFQSAPELSPLSPTWGRSAMSGSSQNLQVPRPHFTTSSMGLQPNVWRPGSMLY, encoded by the exons GTTAGGAAGCGCAGTAAGGCCTGTCGGGCTGGCCTTCGGGAGGCAGATGAACTGGTCGCAATCAATGATGTGGCCTCTGGAGAGCTGTCTCATGCTGAGGCCATGAACCTGATCGACAGTGGCCGGGGATCCCTTCAGCTGAGGATTAAGAG GGCCCCAGTGGGATTCCAGTCAGTAGTGCTGTTGGACCGAGCCCCCTCCCCTCGAATTGATAAAGAGTATAGGGCAGCCCTAAAAGCCCTATCCCCTCCAACCTCCTCTAAACTGTCATGTGACCACAGGGGAGCAATCATGTCTCCCACCAGTGGCCCAGAGTGCTTGACATCCCCTCCGGACAGTGAGGCATACTATGGTGAGACTGATAGTGATGCGGATGTGACGGCTCAAGACAAGCAGCGTAGACAGAAGCGCCGCAGCCCCAGCAGCTCCCCAGCCAAAGGCAATGGCCTAGGTTGGCCCCATGAAGAGGAAAACTCAGAGATGAGTGGCTATGAGAGTGCCACTGATAATATGCGTATATACCCTCAAACAAAGACCTGGACCATTTCTAATGGCACAGTGGAGGGGATAGGTTCTTCACAGCAGCAGAGTTTACCTGGAGTGGTCCGCAGAGAGGTAGTCTTCCAGCCCAACCAGGCAGAGTGGTCTCATCAGGGTGAGAACTCTTCAGAGAACTCTGATCAAAGCCCAACAGGGGCAGCAGAAGTCGACAGTGGTTTCCAAGAGCCTCCAACAGTTCCCCCTCCTTTGGTGTCCCCAGAGAGGGCCAAAGAAGCACTCCTGCTGGCATCTCACAGAACACTGGTACCCATGGTGGGTCCTGTGGATAACCCAGTGGATGAAGAGCTCACTGTCACATACATGGACAAGGCCAAGCAAGCCA AGCTGCACAGAAATGAGAGTGTGCAGGACAAACAGGTGAAGGAGGCACGATCCAAGTGCCGGACCATTGCCTCACTGCTGACTGATGCGCCAAACCCTCACTCAAAAGGTGTGCTTATGTTTAAGAAGCGCCGCCAGCGTGCAAAGAAGTACACACTTACCTGCTTTGGCAGTGTCGACGGTGAGAGCTTGAGCAACACAGAAGGAGAAACCGAGGACGAGAGCTTTTTTCTGGGCAGTGAGTCAGAACTGGATGAGGATAGTCTTTCAGCAGCACCAGATCCTACCTGGGACAGTGGCTATCTGGATGTCTTGGAAAGGAGGACGTCAGCCTGTGTGATAACTGACAGGGACATAGAGGGCAGCCCAGGCCTAAGTGCCACCTCAGGGAAAGGGGCAGAGCTTTTTGAGCAACAGAGGAAGAAGACTGAGAAACATACATCCACACCAGTTACCCTGACCCCAGCCTCTATGCCCCAGCAGCAGCCAAACCCGGCTGTGATATACACGCCTGTTACTCCAGTTACACCATTCTCTTCTCAGAGTAGCAGCATGGTGAATGGGGAGCCTATGGTGGTGAGCAGAACCAGTATGGTGCTGTCTTCTCCAGGCCAAACTTCCATGGGCCCTGTGGCAGGATCCTTACAATCAGAGCAATCAGATCCTTCCTCTGGAAGCTCGGTCCACAACAGAACTGCCAGACCTTTTGCTCCTGGCTGTGTCAGCCATAGAGCCTCAACAGCCCCAGTTGTCTTCAGGCCCAATACTACAAAGAAAACCCCACTTCAGGCTCAAGGGGTATTTGTGTCAACTGTACCTGCTCCTTTTTCTCCTGCTGGATCTGGATCTGGATCTGGCCCTGGTGGCTCTGATCAAAAGAGAGCCATCTCTACTGCTTCCCTGTACATCCCCCCAAGACCAGCCACAGTCTGTGGCCCTCCGTCTGTCTTTTCTCCATCCTCTTCTGTGACATCTCCTTCATTTTCTCCCCCTGCCTTAAATGGCCCACCTTTCCCTCCACAAGCTTCAGTGACATCTGCACCTTTCTCTCCAACATCTGCTCTTGATTCACCTCATAATCCAGCCTCTGCTGTTGCTGTCCAGCCTTACTTCTCTCCACCAGGACACACTTTGCCCTTTAGCCCTCCTCCCACCACGTCTAGCAATCAATGTCAGTTTCCATCAACAGTTCCTGTGTCATCACAGTCCTATTTATCCCCTTCTCCTGCAACTCCCTCTGCCCCAGTTCCTGCCCACATTCAAGTCCCTGCACAGTTCCCTCAAGGTCCAAATATGCAGCAATCACAAGCTCATAAGGTTTCCTTCTACCCATATATCTCAGTGGCAACCACTTCATCCGGAACAGCAATAACCCCCATGGCCCAGCAGTATCCCCTCTCTAATTCAAGTACAGGGGTTTCTTCTCGAGAGCAGAGGATTTCCATCCCAGCTGCCCGCACAGGCATTTTGCAGGACGCCCGTCGCCGCAACACTAAGAAACCCATGTTTAGCAAGCCTGAAGAGAAGAAGCCTGTCTCTTATAATCCTGAGTTGCTGTCTCTAGTGCAGAACCTTGATGACAGGTCCCGCTCTGGGGCAGAGCCCGGTTTTGAGTCAGGTCCAGAAGAGGACTCCCTCAACCTGGGTGCTGAAGCTTGCAACTTCATGCAGGCTCAAAGAGGCAGAATAGCTCCCCCAGTGGCTCCAAAGCCTGCACACAACACTCCTGAGATCCCCCAAATGGGAGGGAAGGGAGCAGAACTATTTGCACGTCGACAGAGTCGCATGGATCGCTATGTGGTAGACAAACAGCCCAAGTCTCCAGCCCAACCTCGAGAACCGTCACCTACTATTTCTCTCCCAGGTCACTGGAAATACTCCCCCAATGTCCGCGCCCCTCCTCCGATTAATTATAACCCACTGTTGTCCCCGTCTTGCCCTCCATTGGCCCAGCGAGGCAATAAAGCAAATGAGGCTGCAAGAAGTGGAACCAAAACAGCACCTGGCCAACACAAGCAAGGCATCAAAGCTTTGGACTGCATGAGCAGACAGCCTTACCAGCTCAACTCTAACTTGTTCAGTTATGGGGGCAGTGTTCCTCAGACCATTTCTACCTACCAACAGCAGCAGAATGGAATCAACAATATCGGTGGCACTCTGAACCCACCAAAGCAAGTCCCTGTGAAAACCCCCCGTGTATATGAGATCAAGCGCTTCTCCACCCCAACCCCAATGTCAGCACCAACAACCCTGAGCCCTACTGTGATCGTCCCACGCTCGGCCACCACTCTGGCTGAACCAATGTGGCGCTCTGACATCACCTCACCTCCTCCTGTCGCTCCTCGACCTGCTGTACCTTATTCTCCCCCACCTCCTGCCCCTTCAGCAGCCCTACCAGCATTACCCAAGTTCTACACCACCCCTGTGCCCAATGCAGTTCCCATCCCAGCACCCACTCCTGCACAAGTCCAAAGCCCATTCCAGGCAGCCAATCAGTTTCAGAGTGCTCCAGAGCTGAGCCCCCTGTCTCCCACCTGGGGACGTTCTGCCATGTCTGGAAGCAGTCAGAACCTGCAGGTGCCCAGACCCCACTTCACCACCTCTAGCATGGGCCTGCAACCCAATGTATGGAGGCCTGGCTCCATGCTCTATTGA